The following are encoded together in the Humulus lupulus chromosome 5, drHumLupu1.1, whole genome shotgun sequence genome:
- the LOC133779364 gene encoding uncharacterized protein LOC133779364, with translation MVFDFNMSLSTTCRDCTYMLGKLDLIYGLTNLSCFHGIYVSNMELNFSDGQPMEPNGDRRLRANHHCSRENGDVNHFSAIDDLDPWTAWAYKPRTILMLLIGACFLMLITIFLPEQKVVFLSGVLCLLQSLLVASIFFITGFYWFLLGWGFYWVVDNLWLSRSWKIEPLKLQNNDTVFLSLDHSHQVLRDGFCFFFLNAFTSWVSGVLDLEGSAFGDVVTSVKRGIWAMIAVFLAYCLLQAPSSILIRPHPAIWHLVNGMAVVYLVALTFFLFQKRDDARQFMKFLHPDLGVGNAV, from the exons ATGGTGTTTGATTTTAACATGTCCCTCAGTACAACTTGTAGGGACTGTACCTACATGTTGGGCAAGCTGGATTTGATTTATGGCCTGACTAATCTCTCATGTTTTCATGGAATATATGTTTCAAACAT GGAGTTGAACTTCTCTGACGGTCAGCCCATGGAGCCTAATGGTGATAGGAGATTACGGGCAAACCATCATTGTAGTCGAGAAAATGGTGATGTTAATCATTTTAGTGCTATTGATGACCTTGATCCATGGACAGCATGGGCATACAAGCCTCGGACCATTTTGATGTTACTTATTGGTGCATGCTTTCTAAT GTTGATCACTATATTTTTACCTGAACAAAAGGTTGTGTTCCTTTCAGGAGTTTTATGTCTTCTACAATCGCTGCTAGTTGCTTCTATCTTTTTTATTACTGGATTTTACTGGTTTCTCTTAGGATGGGGATTTTACTGGGTGGTGGATAACTTATGGCTATCTAGAAGTTGGAAGATTGAACCTCTGAAGTTGCAAAATAATGATACAGTATTTTTGTCTCTTGATCATTCTCATCAAGTACTAAGAGATGGgttttgctttttttttcttaatgcatTTACCAGTTGGGTAAGCGGGGTCTTGGATCTAGAAGGCAGTGCATTTGGAGATGTTGTTACATCAGTTAAAAG GGGCATATGGGCAATGATAGCAGTTTTTCTCGCTTATTGCTTGCTGCAAGCCCCATCATC GATTCTGATTAGACCGCATCCGGCAATTTGGCACTTAGTTAATGGCATGGCTGTTGTTTATCTTGTTGCTCTcacattttttctttttcag AAGCGAGATGATGCTCGACAGTTTATGAAGTTTCTCCATCCGGATCTTGGTGTTGGTAATGCAGTTTAG
- the LOC133780541 gene encoding uncharacterized protein LOC133780541: MTVTGLNSEQPQFIASAGNRSFSSNAPLIENSDAQIVVPDNKFFGDQPAIDVLTKKQNALLGVATNDDGNQVEEDARYPPWVQCCLKSHYLDKYDIWGSRQYRIFGTRLVVIRIDTHCLVCWLEIV, from the exons ATGACAGTGACAGGTTTGAATTCTGAGCAGCCACAGTTCATTGCCAGCGCTGGAAATCGAAGCTTTTCATCTAATGCCCCACTGATTGAGAACTCTGATGCTCAGATTGTTGTTCCAGAT AACAAGTTTTTTGGTGATCAACCTGCCATTGATGTACTGACGAAGAAGCAAAATGCATTGCTTGGAGTGGCTACAAATGATGATGGAAATCAAGTGGAGGAAGATGCTAGATATCCACCATGGGTGCAATGTTGCCTGAAATCTCATTATCTGGATAAATATGATATTTGGGGAAGTCGACAGTATCGAATATTTGGCACTAGATTGGTGGTTATTAGGATAGATACTCATTGTCTTGTATGTTGGCTGGAAATTGTATAG